The segment CGTCAGTCGTAGACCTTCACAATCTTGCGGGTACCTGGATCGACCAGGACAGTTCGGCCCTCGATGACGACGTAGCGGTACTGAACGTCCGGCACCTCGTAAAGCTCGACTGTTTCGGGCAAAGCTGTGCCGATGTTGAGTTCCACGCCAGGAAGGCTGAGTGATGCCACCGGTTTCTTTTTCACGTATTCCCGGATCACAACGTCCTGCTCGGGTTGAATAATGACGTCCTGAGCGGCGGCGGCGCCGACACCGACGAGCAGAAGGACGCCTGCCGCAGCCAATGTAAGTTGCTTTCCCATAATAGCCTCCAAGCAACCTTCAGCTGCGGTGCTTGATTGCTGCCGCGGCGGGTTGCATGGTTATCTCAACGATGCGGAGCAATTCTTGTTCCACCGGCTGTGCGCGAACCGGCTGCCAGGGCCCTATCAACGCTGATGTTTGGCGGCGCCCGCGAACACCCGCTCAAGGGC is part of the Mesorhizobium sp. L-2-11 genome and harbors:
- a CDS encoding DUF1236 domain-containing protein, which gives rise to MGKQLTLAAAGVLLLVGVGAAAAQDVIIQPEQDVVIREYVKKKPVASLSLPGVELNIGTALPETVELYEVPDVQYRYVVIEGRTVLVDPGTRKIVKVYD